From one Anopheles bellator chromosome 1, idAnoBellAS_SP24_06.2, whole genome shotgun sequence genomic stretch:
- the LOC131206323 gene encoding treacle protein, whose product MDSMNNVVTTTTTVTAIASTVHQLVPATVSPAPPPTAATATAAAAASVAIGGKVAPPAFSRLPPDGHEFPPNFSEPSAINSSGGAPVTPPPPPPPSGAAMTIMNGGGMTAGAAPAKSNDKHSSFNDDLPDLPKSHPPMVPRKAVLPSPPKVNGTLEHPAGPQDSYRKPPPFPTRSSSIAESMLSRKDYQALQASTVGDGAQFRRRSVDVPEHPHTKPPPPPGGGRVSLLGSNWRKDEKSERSVRDKIAMFSSAAAADGGEAPLLPAPTPLGGGRKFSKDFTKSSENLLGGGGAGPKRSAVVEAIETYATLRKKAHSVENLDEVDKAAAVGLHGGSQRMLATEPSPKFSLETSKPVVLGKAYSVENLNPHQQPKKFGFEKATDAADVGKVLARTISFSAGYSNGSSVGSPGTGDERWKSSISSLLEQRKKSMSKLRGLVIPEKVPEAEVLADSRILGLPIIKSKDSEIILSSAVVLPKESAPALPSPLSYGRRTSTLPTPSKSSLNSLAKTADLMLGPMPYKPRSNSLVPADSKHSESEESESAPVSSFRKPLPPMPPAKPPRTSLVYPPPKGGSMDCLRSTEDESGDEGDDSDSVLSSRVSSPPVSPVAPAPPVEKYALTRTLSSETNTSITSSNSSTLTTSSAGSQASCSSVGSTPPTVDLSRKLSKSSSSTSEATMNRKNVLASAKCRSGRGGELLKIGPGGQGGETDLKAKGRYEDGDSTDGYEEEERRKVSKSKTRGGAVAGTLNGKSGAGDSPPAKELTHYKVVDAPTANSLVDKVIKVASYVEVVSDLDDTTPEAIEELVLPPKKEKPLAVAPIPVPVPEKKSSRSQSVTGDAPMSDLAKWVRHEAARTTHNKEAEAKVPNVPRFGATVAAPRPDPVPVKRELRSSVETKKLNLAEIRKSFESKSANSTVIPAPVKQSTPAKEPQVQPPVAIVAVATAATTATNGVTPKSQNASGHDRFSSWDSLASSSSGVSSLQTGAQNCSGSSQTLQSTPSDYGSYSSLGSSHSLMTPQDLQLIIEEADPPLATPDAFVVVLQRETPESSIGITLAGGSDYEAKEITIHKILTNSPAEKDGRLRKGDRILSINGLSMRGLTHRESLSVLKTPRPEVLMVITRSKSLVVTDAIAKSLKRPSMGSLSSLAEKSELGNTELNLKIQHKASRSLDLDHLDVASNEAESVFDGTTTGSEDGLLSTDGGHSPSHSLTRTVAPMAGELPAGSGRIVDVLKDGAGLGFSIEGGFDSPAGNKPLVIKKIFMGGAAEKSGVLRAGEEIVAINDVSIAKMTRIQVWNMMKKLPNGSVRLTLK is encoded by the exons ATGGACTCGATGAATAATGTAgtgacgacgaccaccacagTGACCGCCATTGCCAGCACCGTGCATCAGCTCGTCCCCGCCACCGTGTCCCCCGCACCGCCCCCCACAGCAgccacggcgacggcagcagcagcagcttcagtaGCGATTGGTGGCAAAGTAGCGCCACCGGCATTCTCACGACTACCACCGGATGGGCATGAGTTCCCGCCGAACTTCAGCGAACCTTCCGCTATCAACTCCTCCGGGGGGGCTCCCGTcactccgccgccgccgccgccaccgtccggaGCCGCGATGACCATCATGAACGGCGGTGGCATGACGGCGGGCGCAGCACCGGCCAAATCGAACGACAAACATTCCAG TTTCAACGACGATTTGCCCGATCTACCGAAAAGTCACCCACCGATGGTGCCCCGGAAGGCGGTACTGCCGTCACCGCCGAAGGTCAATGGAACCCTGGAGCACCCGGCGGGGCCACAGGACAGCTACCGCAAACCGCCTCCCTTCCCGACGCGCAGCTCTTCGATCGCCGAATCGATGCTCAGCCGCAAGGACTACCAAGCGCTCCAGGCCAGCACCGTGGGAGACGGGGCGCAGTTCCGTCGCCGCTCGGTCGATGTCCCCGAGCACCCTCACACCAaacccccaccaccacccgggggtGGCCGGGTGTCGCTGCTCGGCTCGAACTGGCGCAAGGACGAGAAGTCGGAGCGGAGCGTCCGGGACAAGATCGCCATGTtctcgtcggcggcggcggccgacggtggcgaagCGCCCCTCCTACCAGCGCCGACCCCGCTgggcggtggccggaagtTTAGCAAAGATTTCACCAAAAGCTCGGAGAACCtgcttggcggcggcggcgctggccCGAAGCGGTCGGCGGTCGTGGAGGCGATCGAGACGTACGCAACGCTCCGGAAGAAGGCGCACAGCGTGGAGAACCTGGACGAGGTGGACaaggccgccgccgtcggcctGCACGGCGGCAGCCAGCGGATGCTGGCGACGGAGCCCTCGCCAAAGTTCAGCCTCGAGACCTCGAAGCCCGTCGTGCTGGGGAAGGCGTACAGCGTGGAGAACCTCAACCCGCATCAGCAGCCGAAGAAGTTCGGATTCGAAAAGGCGACGGACGCGGCGGACGTGGGCAAGGTCCTTGCCCGGACCATCAGCTTCTCGGCGGGGTACTCGAACGGCTCGTCGGTCGGCAGCCCTGGGACGGGCGACGAGCGCTGGAAGTCGTCCATCTCCAGTCTGCTGGAGCAGCGCAAGAAGTCGATGTCGAAGCTCCGGGGCCTGGTCATCCCGGAGAAGGTGCCCGAGGCGGAGGTGCTGGCCGACTCGCGCATCCTCGGGCTGCCGATCATCAAGAGCAAGGACTCGGAGATCATCCTCTCGTCGGCCGTCGTCCTGCCCAAGGAGAGTGCACCGGCGCTACCGTCGCCACTGTCCTACGGCCGCCGGACCAGCACCCTGCCGACGCCCTCCAAGTCCAGTCTGAACTCGCTGGCCAAGACCGCGGACTTGATGCTGGGACCCATGCCGTACAAGCCGCGCTCGAACTCGCTGGTGCCGGCCGACAGCAAGCATTCCGAGTCGGAGGAATCAGAGTCCGCGCCGGTCAGTAGCTTCCGGAAGCCGCTGCCCCCGATGCCACCGGCCAAACCGCCTCGCACTTCGCTGGTGTATCCACCGCCGAAGGGTGGCTCGATGGACTGTCTGCGCAGCACGGAGGACGAGAGTGGCGACGAAGGCGACGATAGTGACTCGGTGCTGAGCTCGCGGGTCTCTTCGCCACCGGTGTCCCCGGTGGCACCGGCGCCCCCGGTCGAGAAGTACGCCCTGACGCGTACCCTCAGCTCGGAGACGAACACTTCGATCACGAGTTCCAACTCTTCGACGCTCACGACGAGCTCGGCCGGATCGCAGGCCAGCTGCAGCTCGGTCGGCAGCACGCCGCCCACCGTCGACCTGAGCCGGAAGCTGTCGAAGTCGTCCTCCTCCACGTCGGAGGCCACGATGAACCGCAAGAACGTGCTGGCGTCGGCCAAGTGCCGCAGCGGACGCGGCGGTGAACTGCTGAAGATTGGGCCCGGAGGCCAGGGAGGCGAGACGGACCTGAAGGCGAAGGGCCGGTACGAGGATGGGGACAGCACGGACGGGTACGAGGAGGAGGAACGCCGCAAGGTCTCCAAGTCTAAGACCCGAGGCGGGGCGGTGGCGGGAACACTGAACGGGAAGTCGGGAGCTGGAGATTCGCCTCCTGCGAAGGAACTGACCCACTACAAGGTGGTGGACGCCCCGACCGCCAACAGTCTCGTCGACAAGGTGATCAAGGTGGCGTCGTACGTCGAGGTGGTGTCCGACCTGGACGACACCACGCCGGAGGCCATCGAGGAGCTGGTCCTGCCGCCGAAGAAGGAGAaaccgctggcggtggccccgaTCCCCGTTCCGGTCCCGGAGAAGAAGTCCTCTCGCTCGCAATCGGTCACGGGCGATGCACCGATGTCCGACCTCGCCAAGTGGGTGCGCCATGAAGCGGCCCGGACAACCCACAAcaaggaagcggaagcgaagGTGCCGAACGTGCCACGGTTCGGCGCCACAGTTGCTGCACCCCGCCCGGATCCGGTCCCCGTCAAGCGTGAGCTCCGGTCGTCGGTGGAAACGAAGAAGCTGAACCTGGCCGAGATCCGCAAATCGTTCGAATCGAAGTCGGCCAACAGTACGGTCATCCCGGCGCCGGTCAAGCAGTCGACGCCGGCGAAGGAGCCCCAGGTCCAGCCACCGGTTGctatcgtcgccgtcgccaccgccgcgacgacggccaccaacGGGGTCACGCCAAAAAGTCAGAACGCCAGCGGGCACGATCGGTTCTCGTCCTGGGACTCGCTCGCGTCCTCCTCGTCGGGTGTGTCCTCACTGCAGACGGGTGCCCAGAACTGTTCCGGCTCGTCGCAAACCCTGCAAAGCACGCCGTCCGACTACGGGAGCTACTCGTCGCTCGGCAGCAGCCACAGTCTGATGACGCCCCAGGACCTGCAGCTCATAATCGAGGAAGCGGACCCGCCGCTGGCCACACCCGACGCGTTCGTTGTGGTGCTGCAGCGCGAAACCCCCGAGAGCAGCATCGGCATCACGCTGGCCGGCGGTTCCGACTACGAAGCGAAAGAGATCACG ATCCACAAAATTCTCACCAACTCACCGGCGGAGAAGGACGGCCGGCTGCGGAAGGGCGATCGGATCCTGTCGATCAACGGGCTCAGCATGCGCGGCCTGACGCACCGCGAGTCGCTCAGTGTACTTAAG ACGCCGCGGCCCGAAGTGTTGATGGTCATCACCCGCTCGAAATCGCTCGTCGTGACGGACGCCATCGCCAAATCGCTGAAGCGGCCGTCGATGGGTTCGCTCAGCTCGCTGGCGGAGAAGAGCGAACTCGGCAACACGGAACTGAACCTGAAGATCCAGCACAAGGCGTCCCGCTCGCTCGATCTTGACCACCTCGATGTGGCGTCCAACGAag CCGAGAGCGTGTTcgacgggacgacgacggggtcaGAGGACGGACTGCTGTCGACGGACGGCGGACATTCTCCGTCCCACTCGCTCACGCGCACCGTGGCCCCGATGGCGGGCGAACttccggccggttccggtcgcaTCGTGGACGTGCTGAAGGACGGGGCCGGTCTCGGGTTTTCGATCGAAGGCGGCTTCGactcgccggccggcaacaAGCCGCTGGTGATCAAGAAAATCTTCATGG GTGGTGCCGCGGAAAAGTCAGGCGTGCTGCGTGCCGGTGAAGAGATTGTTGCCATTAACGACGTTTCGATCGCGAAGATGACGCGGATACAGGTGTGGAACATGATGAAGAAGCTGCCGAACGGGAGTGTGCGGCTTACGCTGAAGTAG